The Palaemon carinicauda isolate YSFRI2023 chromosome 33, ASM3689809v2, whole genome shotgun sequence genome contains a region encoding:
- the LOC137626089 gene encoding fibroblast growth factor 1-like: MTGWNLAIYPDMSVKGTREFYNIYAILEVRAVGKGEVQVRGVDAGLFLAMSPKGKLYGEPNELKENTVWVETLSGAFYNYLSKKHAHIGWYLGIKKSGKGKKGHKTEYGQRAVQFLPRHPYPIG; encoded by the exons ATGACAGGCTGGAATCTGGCTATTTATCCAGACATGTCCGTCAAGGGGACCAGGGAATTTTATAATATTTACG CAATACTTGAAGTTAGGGCTGTTGGCAAAGGGGAAGTTCAGGTACGTGGTGTGGATGCTGGACTCTTTCTCGCTATGTCGCCTAAGGGGAAGCTTTACGGagag CCAAATGAGCTGAAGGAGAACACGGTGTGGGTAGAGACGCTCTCCGGAGCCTTTTACAACTATCTGTCGAAAAAACACGCCCACATTGGATGGTACCTGGGCATCAAGAAAAGCGGCAAGGGCAAGAAGGGACACAAGACCGAATACGGACAGAGGGCTGTCCAGTTTCTGCCAAGACATCCGTATCCTATAGGATAA